A genome region from Arachis duranensis cultivar V14167 chromosome 6, aradu.V14167.gnm2.J7QH, whole genome shotgun sequence includes the following:
- the LOC107492811 gene encoding LOW QUALITY PROTEIN: uncharacterized protein LOC107492811 (The sequence of the model RefSeq protein was modified relative to this genomic sequence to represent the inferred CDS: inserted 2 bases in 1 codon) — protein sequence MFSHSSNVRSNNNNNNNNLQVFSVKASTLPSSSSSTSTLSSMKLKRIIHTLIVSHMCRIIRALSKVKEFMLDILNNPTNNXLXXXXXXXXKRRNKIIMGSFRLHYNWCSSKSSHVLPVPQRVYEGLCCEESSTTQSNNGGEDCPDLQLAGYLRWLEEKKVQEGEEKEKEKEKEMNEIDVLAEMFIANCHEKFRLEKQESDRRFQEMLARSM from the exons atgttTAGCCACTCATCAAATGTGAgaagcaataataataacaataacaataatcttCAAGTATTCTCAGTGAAAGCATCAACactaccatcatcatcatcttcaacttcaaccttaagctccatgaaactaaagagAATCATCCACACCCTAATAGTCTCCCACATGTGTAGAATCATTCGTGCACTATCTAAGGTCAAGGAATTTATGCTTGACATTCTCAATAACCCTACCAATAA ATTATNNNNNNNNNNNNNNNNNNNNNAAAAGCGCCGCAATAAGATTATAATGGGGTCTTTTAGGCTTCATTATAATTGGTGCTCTTCCAAATCGTCACATGTTTTGCCGGTTCCTCAACGGGTCTATGAAGGGTTATGCTGTGAAGAATCATCAACAACTCAGAGTAACAATGGTGGTGAGGATTGTCCCGATTTGCAACTTGCAGGGTATCTAAGGTGGCTTGAGGAGAAGAAGGTTCAAGAaggtgaagagaaagagaaagagaaagagaaagagatgaATGAGATTGATGTGTTGGCTGAAATGTTCATTGCGAATTGCCATGAGAAGTTCAGGTTGGAGAAGCAAGAATCTGATAGAAGGTTTCAAGAGATGTTAGCTCGAAGCatgtga